One Panicum virgatum strain AP13 chromosome 3N, P.virgatum_v5, whole genome shotgun sequence DNA segment encodes these proteins:
- the LOC120666268 gene encoding deaminated glutathione amidase, chloroplastic/cytosolic-like, with amino-acid sequence MARASHAASLPIAAAAAAARFRFRFRPSFRGMASASAAAGAPARVGVVQMTSVGDVDANYATCSRLTKEAAASGVKFLCFPEVFSFIGSKDGKSVKIAEPLDGPIMQRYCSLAKESGMWLSLGGFQEKGPDDSHQYNTHVLIDDSGKVRSSYRKIHLFDVDVPGNMVYKESRFTIAGNTIVAVDSPFGRLGLTVCYDLRFPELYQILRFKHEAQVLLVPSAFTKVTGEAHWEILLRARAIETQCYVIAAAQAGKHNEKRESYGDSIIIDPWGTVIARLPDRLSTGFAVADLDLSKVEAVRTRMPISEHRKFDSDWKSSNEQ; translated from the exons ATGGCCCGGGCTTCCCACGCGGCCTCgctccccatcgccgccgccgccgccgccgcgaggttCCGATTCCGATTCCGCCCCAGCTTCCGCGGCATGGCCTCCGcgtccgccgcggcgggcgcgccggcgagggtggGCGTGGTGCAGATGACCTCCGTGGGGGACGTCGACGCCAACTACGCCACCTGCTCCCGCCTCACCAAg GAAGCAGCTGCATCTGGAGTGAAATTTCTTTGTTTTCCTGAGGTCTTCTCATTCATTGGATCCAAGGATGGCAAGTCTGTTAAGATAGCTGAACCATTAGATGGGCCAATAATGCAGAGATATTGCTCACTTGCAAA AGAATCAGGCATGTGGTTATCTCTTGGGGGGTTCCAGGAAAAGGGACCTGATGATTCTCATCAGTACAATACTCATGTATTAATTGATGATTCTGGAAAAGTTAGGAGCTCATATCGAAAAATACATTT GTTTGATGTTGATGTACCTGGCAATATGGTGTACAAAGAAAGTCGTTTCACAATTGCAG GCAATACAATTGTTGCTGTGGATAGTCCTTTTGGACGGCTGGGTCTTACTGTTTGCTATGATTTGAGATTCCCAGAGCTTTATCAAATTTTGCGCTTTAAGCACGAAGCACAG GTGTTACTAGTACCCTCCGCGTTCACAAAGGTAACGGGGGAGGCCCACTGGGAAATTCTCCTCCGTGCTCGTGCAATTGAGACACAATGTTAT GTTATTGCTGCGGCTCAAGCTGGAAAGCATAATGAGAAAAGAGAGAGCTATGGCGATTCTATAATTATTGATCCATGGGGAACAGTGATTGCTCGACTTCCAG ATCGGCTCTCCACTGGATTTGCGGTTGCAGATCTTGATTTGTCAAAAGTTGAGGCTGTGAGAACTCGAATGCCAATCTCAGAG CACCGGAAGTTCGACAGCGATTGGAAATCCTCAAATGAACAATAG
- the LOC120667921 gene encoding phosphoserine phosphatase, chloroplastic-like yields MALPLPGPPASEPPLPLPLSTIPPGEQNPSDTTPPPLPLAGTSPGKSELHTYMARLNGGKLYPVQSIYNPQVSSVRLPKNSGLPRNLRKTLSHHDKLSNRLTFIPAALYKSASSNLENHQPSKQVIRTWCDADVVCFDVDSTVCLDEGIDELADFCGAGQAVAQWTAKAMTGSVAFEEALAARLSLFKPSIEQVQDSTRYNSQISSGIDELIERLKARNTDVYLVSGGFRQMIKPVALELGVPLENIFANQLLFGTSGEYVGFDPTEPTSQSGGKAVAVQHIRQFMKKCRYKSVVMIGDGATDLEARQPGGADLFIYYGGVQMREAVARKADWVVSDFHELMAYLA; encoded by the exons ATGGCCTTGCCTCTgccgggcccacctgccagtgagccgccgctgccgctgccgctttCCACAATTCCACCTGGTGAGCAGAACCCCTCCgacaccacgccgccgccgcttccgctcgccggcacgtcaccGGGGAAGTCGGag TTACACACTTACATGGCCCGATTAAATGGAGGGAAACTGTACCCAGTCCAGTCGATTTACAATCCTCAGGTGTCTTCAGTTCGGTTGCCAAAGAATTCAGGTCTACCAAGAAACTTGAGGAAGACTCTGTCCCatcatgacaagctttcaaatCGTCTCACTTTCATACCAGCAGCCTTGTATAAGAGTGCTTCCTCAAATTTGGAGAACCACCAGCCTTCCAAAC AGGTTATCAGGACCTGGTGCGATGCCGACGTGGTGTGCTTTGACGTCGACAGCACGGTCTGCCTGGATGAGGGCATCGATGAGCTTGCGGATTTCTGCGGGGCAGGTCAGGCCGTTGCCCAGTGGACAGCTAA GGCCATGACTGGATCGGTGGCATTTGAAGAGGCGCTTGCTGCTCGTCTATCTCTATTCAAGCCATCCATTGAACAAGTACAGGACT CCACCAGATACAACTCTCA GATATCTTCTGGAATAGATGAACTGATCGAGAGGCTAAAAGCTAGAAATACTGATGTGTATCTTGTTTCTGGGGGCTTCAGACAGATGATCAAG CCTGTTGCATTGGAGCTTGGTGTTCCCCTTGAGAACATTTTTGCTAATCAATTACTGTTTGGAACCTCTGGAGAGTATGTGGGGTTTGACCCCACTGAACCTACTTCACAAAGTGGGGGTAAAGCTGTGGCAGTTCAACACATAAGACAG TTCATGAAGAAATGCAGGTACAAGTCAGTTGTTATGATTGGAGATGGTGCAACTGATCTTGAG GCTCGGCAACCTGGTGGAGCGGACTTGTTTATCTACTATGGAGGAGTCCAGATGAGGGAGGCAGTTGCGAGAAAAGCCGACTGGGTTGTCTCTGATTTTCACGAGCTGATGGCCTACTTGGCATAA
- the LOC120666274 gene encoding ureide permease 1-like isoform X5 — MYLIEDKGGAIAVMLASLLFLGTWPAVLTLLERRGRLPQHTYLDYSLTNLLAAVLIALTFGQLGDSKDGMPNFFTQLSQDNWPSVLFAMAGGVVLSVGNLSTQYAWAYVGLSVTEVISSSMVVVIGTTLNYFLDNRINKAEILFAGVACFLVAVILGSAVHASNAADNEEKLNASNKLGENGSVEPSKGVPDKDAPMDLENPSGTKHVTRAEAGTAEYLIELEERRSIKVFGSSTFIGLGIVFFSGVCFSLFSPAFNLATNDQWHTLKDGVPHLVVYTAFFYFSISCFVIGIGLNILFLYRPMAGVPKSSFKAYINDWKGRQWALLAGLLCGFGNGFQFMGGQAAGYAAADAVQALPLVSTFWGILLFGEYRKSSRKTYILLGFMLFMFIAAVATLMASSGHRSTK, encoded by the exons ATGTACCTGATCGAGGACAAGGGCGGCGCCATCGCCGTCATGCTGGCGTCGCTCCTGTTCCTGGGCACCTGGCCGGCCGTGCTCACACTCCTGGAGCGCCGGGGCCGGCTGCCGCAGCACACCTACCTGGACTACTCCCTCACCAACCTCCTTGCCGCCGTGCTCATCGCGCTCACCTTCGGCCAGCTCGGGGACAGCAAGGACGGCATGCCCAACTTCTTCACCCAGCTCAGCCAG GACAACTGGCCTTCGGTGCTGTTCGCCATGGCAGGAGGTGTGGTGCTCAGCGTTGGGAACCTGTCGACCCAGTATGCTTGGGCATATGTGGGTCTCTCGGTGACTGAGGTTATCAGCTCCAGCATGGTGGTGGTAATAG GCACAACACTGAACTACTTCCTGGACAACCGCATCAACAAGGCAGAGATTCTGTTTGCCGGTGTGGCATGCTTCCTTGTTGCCGTCATCCTTGGCTCCGCTGTCCATGCCTCCAATGCTGCCGATAACGAGGAGAAACTCAATGCCTCCAACAAACTTGG AGAAAATGGAAGTGTGGAACCAAGTAAAGGAGTCCCAGACAAAG ACGCTCCCATGGACTTGGAGAATCCCTCTGGAACCAAGCATGTTACAAGAGCTGAGGCAGGGACAGCAGAGTACCTCATTGAGCTCGAAGAGAGGCGGTCAATTAAG GTCTTCGGATCAAGCACCTTCATCGGACTTGGTATCGTCTTCTTCTCGGGTGTGTGCTTCTCGCTCTTCTCCCCAGCATTCAACCTGGCCACCAACGACCAATGGCACACACTTAAGGACGGCGTGCCACACCTGGTGGTATACACCGCCTTCTTCTACTTCTCCATCTCGTGCTTTGTCATCGGCATCGGGTTGAACATCCTGTTCCTCTACCGCCCAATGGCCGGTGTGCCCAAGTCCTCCTTCAAGGCCTACATCAACGACTGGAAGGGCCGGCAATGGGCTCTCCTCGCCGGTTTGCTCTGCGGGTTCGGCAACGGGTTCCAGTTCATGGGCGGCCAGGCTGCCGGCTATGCAGCTGCTGATGCTGTTCAG GCGTTGCCGCTTGTCAGCACATTCTGGGGCATACTGCTGTTCGGGGAGTACCGGAAGTCATCGCGGAAGACCTACATCCTGCTCGGTTTCATGCTGTTCATGTTCATCGCTGCCGTGGCAACGCTCATGGCTTCATCAGGTCACAGGAGCACGAAGTGA
- the LOC120666274 gene encoding ureide permease 1-like isoform X3, which yields MAMDHVLACASSPLTWHEVLQGPLLSSLSSIRAGLTMYLIEDKGGAIAVMLASLLFLGTWPAVLTLLERRGRLPQHTYLDYSLTNLLAAVLIALTFGQLGDSKDGMPNFFTQLSQDNWPSVLFAMAGGVVLSVGNLSTQYAWAYVGLSVTEVISSSMVVVIGTTLNYFLDNRINKAEILFAGVACFLVAVILGSAVHASNAADNEEKLNASNKLGENGSVEPSKGVPDKVSDAPMDLENPSGTKHVTRAEAGTAEYLIELEERRSIKVFGSSTFIGLGIVFFSGVCFSLFSPAFNLATNDQWHTLKDGVPHLVVYTAFFYFSISCFVIGIGLNILFLYRPMAGVPKSSFKAYINDWKGRQWALLAGLLCGFGNGFQFMGGQAAGYAAADAVQALPLVSTFWGILLFGEYRKSSRKTYILLGFMLFMFIAAVATLMASSGHRSTK from the exons GTGCTCCAAGGCCCTCTCCTGAGCTCCTTGTCCTCCATCAGAGCCGGCCTCACGATGTACCTGATCGAGGACAAGGGCGGCGCCATCGCCGTCATGCTGGCGTCGCTCCTGTTCCTGGGCACCTGGCCGGCCGTGCTCACACTCCTGGAGCGCCGGGGCCGGCTGCCGCAGCACACCTACCTGGACTACTCCCTCACCAACCTCCTTGCCGCCGTGCTCATCGCGCTCACCTTCGGCCAGCTCGGGGACAGCAAGGACGGCATGCCCAACTTCTTCACCCAGCTCAGCCAG GACAACTGGCCTTCGGTGCTGTTCGCCATGGCAGGAGGTGTGGTGCTCAGCGTTGGGAACCTGTCGACCCAGTATGCTTGGGCATATGTGGGTCTCTCGGTGACTGAGGTTATCAGCTCCAGCATGGTGGTGGTAATAG GCACAACACTGAACTACTTCCTGGACAACCGCATCAACAAGGCAGAGATTCTGTTTGCCGGTGTGGCATGCTTCCTTGTTGCCGTCATCCTTGGCTCCGCTGTCCATGCCTCCAATGCTGCCGATAACGAGGAGAAACTCAATGCCTCCAACAAACTTGG AGAAAATGGAAGTGTGGAACCAAGTAAAGGAGTCCCAGACAAAG TTTCAGACGCTCCCATGGACTTGGAGAATCCCTCTGGAACCAAGCATGTTACAAGAGCTGAGGCAGGGACAGCAGAGTACCTCATTGAGCTCGAAGAGAGGCGGTCAATTAAG GTCTTCGGATCAAGCACCTTCATCGGACTTGGTATCGTCTTCTTCTCGGGTGTGTGCTTCTCGCTCTTCTCCCCAGCATTCAACCTGGCCACCAACGACCAATGGCACACACTTAAGGACGGCGTGCCACACCTGGTGGTATACACCGCCTTCTTCTACTTCTCCATCTCGTGCTTTGTCATCGGCATCGGGTTGAACATCCTGTTCCTCTACCGCCCAATGGCCGGTGTGCCCAAGTCCTCCTTCAAGGCCTACATCAACGACTGGAAGGGCCGGCAATGGGCTCTCCTCGCCGGTTTGCTCTGCGGGTTCGGCAACGGGTTCCAGTTCATGGGCGGCCAGGCTGCCGGCTATGCAGCTGCTGATGCTGTTCAG GCGTTGCCGCTTGTCAGCACATTCTGGGGCATACTGCTGTTCGGGGAGTACCGGAAGTCATCGCGGAAGACCTACATCCTGCTCGGTTTCATGCTGTTCATGTTCATCGCTGCCGTGGCAACGCTCATGGCTTCATCAGGTCACAGGAGCACGAAGTGA
- the LOC120666273 gene encoding DNAJ protein JJJ1 homolog, with protein MASAAAGGAPKRCYYEVLGLSRDCSPTDIKLAFRRLALSLHPDKQGPGADLAAATAAFQELQHAHSVLSDPQERAYYDSHRSQILFSDASAAGAKSASPVPDLFAFFSSSAFSGFSDTGGGFYKVYGDVFDRVFAQELAYARRMGVPEPATPPVIGNLDSPYAQVTAFYNYWLGFGSVMDFGWAAEWDAARGENRRVRRLMEEDNKKAMRKARREYNDAVRGLAAFCKKRDKRVVDMALKKKAEEEKRRAEEKERKKEEEKRKKERAMSYQEPDWARVEEEEGLYDDEEEEEMKAKRKEELYCVACNKKFKSDKQWKNHEQSKKHRDKIAELRMAFKEEEESLKEAEEEGEGDWNEVDVGFDFKPTQESDDESAFSDAAEELAEELEEGLEVHDKENDDKVSDSAEQEVGSYDEASVLEAMLSSRKNRKGGYVAPPEEALSGAAEDDDDDRSSEVNNTKRKGRRRRAAKKEQDEGTYADNEQHGKSEAQPQESGHGKDVDDTMEGPSSSNDDGASASKEDKQNGKNSNPKKNKKNKKGAEKKTLSADQKSTSKADQKSTSKGKKQKEVSKAPSNDCETCGGTFESRNKLFSHLEETGHAMLKTRQKNR; from the exons atggcgtccgcggcggcgggcggcgcgccgaAGCGCTGCTACTACGAGGTCCTTGGCCTCTCCCGCGACTGCTCCCCGACCGACATCAAGCTCGCCTTCCGCCGCCTCGCGCTCTCCCTCCACCCCGACAAGCAGGGCCCCggcgccgacctcgccgccgccaccgccgccttccAGGAGCTCCAGCACGCGCACTCCGTCCTCTCCGACCCGCAGGAGCGCGCCTACTACGACTCCCACCGCTCCCAGATCCTCTTCTccgacgcctccgccgccggcgccaaaTCCGCCTCCCCGGTCCCGGACCTCTtcgccttcttctcctcctccgccttctCCGGCTTCTCCGACACCGGCGGCGGCTTCTACAAGGTCTACGGCGACGTCTTCGACAGGGTCTTCGCGCAGGAGCTCGCCTACGCGCGCCGGATGGGGGTCCCCGagcccgccacgccgccggtcaTCGGGAATCTCGATTCCCCCTACGCGCAGGTCACCGCCTTCTACAATTACTGGCTGGGGTTTGGCTCGGTCATGGACTTTGGGTGGGCGGCCGAGTGGGATGCCGCGCGCGGGGAGAACCGCCGCGTCCGCAGGCTCATGGAGGAGGACAACAAGAAGGCGATGCGCAAGGCGCGGCGGGAGTACAATGACGCCGTCAGGGGCCTCGCCGCGTTCTGCAAGAAGAGGGACAAGAGGGTGGTGGACATGGCGCTGAAGAAGAaagcggaggaggagaagaggagggctgaggagaaggagaggaagaaggaggaggagaagaggaagaaggagcgCGCGATGTCGTATCAGGAGCCTGATTGGGCGAgggtggaggaagaggaaggcctgtatgatgatgaggaggaagaggagatgaaGGCCAAGAGAAAGGAGGAGCTGTACTGTGTGGCGTGTAATAAGAAGTTCAAATCAGATAAGCAGTGGAAGAACCATGAGCAGTCGAAGAAGCATAGGGATAAGATCGCTGAGCTGAGAATGGCGTttaaggaagaggaggagtctttgaaggaggcagaggaggaaggggaaggtgaTTGGAATGAAGTTGATGTGGGGTTTGATTTTAAGCCTACGCAGGAGTCGGATGATGAGAGTGCATTTTCAGATGCCGCGGAAGAGTTGGCTGAAGAGTTGGAGGAAGGCTTGGAGGTGCATGATAAAGAGAATGATGATAAGGTTTCTGATAGTGCAGAGCAGGAGGTTGGTTCATATGATGAGGCCAGTGTATTGGAGGCAATGCTGTCAAGCCGCAAAAACAGGAAGGGTGGTTATGTGGCTCCTCCAGAGGAAGCTTTGTCAGGTGCTGCTGAGGATGATGACGATGATAGAAGTTCTGAAGTTAATAACACAAAAAGGAAAGGACGCAGGAGACGGGCAGCGAAGAAGGAACAAGATGAAGGCACTTATGCTGATAATGAGCAGCATGGCAAAAGTGAGGCTCAGCCTCAGGAATCCGGCCATGGTAAAGATGTTGATGATACGATGGAAGGCCCATCCTCTTCTAATGACGACGGTGCTTCAGCAAGCAAGGAAGATAAGCAGAATGGGAAAAACAGCAATcctaaaaagaacaaaaagaacaagaaagGCGCAGAAAAGAAAACTCTTTCTGCTGATCAGAAGAGTACATCAAAGGCTGACCAGAAAAGCACATCAAAGGGGAAGAAGCAAAAG GAGGTCTCAAAGGCACCCAGCAATGATTGTGAAACCTGTGGAGGAACTTTTGAATCAAG AAACAAGTTGTTCTCTCACTTGGAAGAAACAGGTCATGCGATGCTAAAGACGCGACAGAAGAATCGTTGA
- the LOC120666274 gene encoding ureide permease 1-like isoform X4: MAMDHVLACASSPLTWHEVLQGPLLSSLSSIRAGLTMYLIEDKGGAIAVMLASLLFLGTWPAVLTLLERRGRLPQHTYLDYSLTNLLAAVLIALTFGQLGDSKDGMPNFFTQLSQDNWPSVLFAMAGGVVLSVGNLSTQYAWAYVGLSVTEVISSSMVVVIGTTLNYFLDNRINKAEILFAGVACFLVAVILGSAVHASNAADNEEKLNASNKLGENGSVEPSKGVPDKDAPMDLENPSGTKHVTRAEAGTAEYLIELEERRSIKVFGSSTFIGLGIVFFSGVCFSLFSPAFNLATNDQWHTLKDGVPHLVVYTAFFYFSISCFVIGIGLNILFLYRPMAGVPKSSFKAYINDWKGRQWALLAGLLCGFGNGFQFMGGQAAGYAAADAVQALPLVSTFWGILLFGEYRKSSRKTYILLGFMLFMFIAAVATLMASSGHRSTK, encoded by the exons GTGCTCCAAGGCCCTCTCCTGAGCTCCTTGTCCTCCATCAGAGCCGGCCTCACGATGTACCTGATCGAGGACAAGGGCGGCGCCATCGCCGTCATGCTGGCGTCGCTCCTGTTCCTGGGCACCTGGCCGGCCGTGCTCACACTCCTGGAGCGCCGGGGCCGGCTGCCGCAGCACACCTACCTGGACTACTCCCTCACCAACCTCCTTGCCGCCGTGCTCATCGCGCTCACCTTCGGCCAGCTCGGGGACAGCAAGGACGGCATGCCCAACTTCTTCACCCAGCTCAGCCAG GACAACTGGCCTTCGGTGCTGTTCGCCATGGCAGGAGGTGTGGTGCTCAGCGTTGGGAACCTGTCGACCCAGTATGCTTGGGCATATGTGGGTCTCTCGGTGACTGAGGTTATCAGCTCCAGCATGGTGGTGGTAATAG GCACAACACTGAACTACTTCCTGGACAACCGCATCAACAAGGCAGAGATTCTGTTTGCCGGTGTGGCATGCTTCCTTGTTGCCGTCATCCTTGGCTCCGCTGTCCATGCCTCCAATGCTGCCGATAACGAGGAGAAACTCAATGCCTCCAACAAACTTGG AGAAAATGGAAGTGTGGAACCAAGTAAAGGAGTCCCAGACAAAG ACGCTCCCATGGACTTGGAGAATCCCTCTGGAACCAAGCATGTTACAAGAGCTGAGGCAGGGACAGCAGAGTACCTCATTGAGCTCGAAGAGAGGCGGTCAATTAAG GTCTTCGGATCAAGCACCTTCATCGGACTTGGTATCGTCTTCTTCTCGGGTGTGTGCTTCTCGCTCTTCTCCCCAGCATTCAACCTGGCCACCAACGACCAATGGCACACACTTAAGGACGGCGTGCCACACCTGGTGGTATACACCGCCTTCTTCTACTTCTCCATCTCGTGCTTTGTCATCGGCATCGGGTTGAACATCCTGTTCCTCTACCGCCCAATGGCCGGTGTGCCCAAGTCCTCCTTCAAGGCCTACATCAACGACTGGAAGGGCCGGCAATGGGCTCTCCTCGCCGGTTTGCTCTGCGGGTTCGGCAACGGGTTCCAGTTCATGGGCGGCCAGGCTGCCGGCTATGCAGCTGCTGATGCTGTTCAG GCGTTGCCGCTTGTCAGCACATTCTGGGGCATACTGCTGTTCGGGGAGTACCGGAAGTCATCGCGGAAGACCTACATCCTGCTCGGTTTCATGCTGTTCATGTTCATCGCTGCCGTGGCAACGCTCATGGCTTCATCAGGTCACAGGAGCACGAAGTGA
- the LOC120666274 gene encoding ureide permease 1-like isoform X1, which yields MYLIEDKGGAIAVMLASLLFLGTWPAVLTLLERRGRLPQHTYLDYSLTNLLAAVLIALTFGQLGDSKDGMPNFFTQLSQDNWPSVLFAMAGGVVLSVGNLSTQYAWAYVGLSVTEVISSSMVVVIGTTLNYFLDNRINKAEILFAGVACFLVAVILGSAVHASNAADNEEKLNASNKLGENGSVEPSKGVPDKVSDAPMDLENPSGTKHVTRAEAGTAEYLIELEERRSIKVFGSSTFIGLGIVFFSGVCFSLFSPAFNLATNDQWHTLKDGVPHLVVYTAFFYFSISCFVIGIGLNILFLYRPMAGVPKSSFKAYINDWKGRQWALLAGLLCGFGNGFQFMGGQAAGYAAADAVQALPLVSTFWGILLFGEYRKSSRKTYILLGFMLFMFIAAVATLMASSGHRSTK from the exons ATGTACCTGATCGAGGACAAGGGCGGCGCCATCGCCGTCATGCTGGCGTCGCTCCTGTTCCTGGGCACCTGGCCGGCCGTGCTCACACTCCTGGAGCGCCGGGGCCGGCTGCCGCAGCACACCTACCTGGACTACTCCCTCACCAACCTCCTTGCCGCCGTGCTCATCGCGCTCACCTTCGGCCAGCTCGGGGACAGCAAGGACGGCATGCCCAACTTCTTCACCCAGCTCAGCCAG GACAACTGGCCTTCGGTGCTGTTCGCCATGGCAGGAGGTGTGGTGCTCAGCGTTGGGAACCTGTCGACCCAGTATGCTTGGGCATATGTGGGTCTCTCGGTGACTGAGGTTATCAGCTCCAGCATGGTGGTGGTAATAG GCACAACACTGAACTACTTCCTGGACAACCGCATCAACAAGGCAGAGATTCTGTTTGCCGGTGTGGCATGCTTCCTTGTTGCCGTCATCCTTGGCTCCGCTGTCCATGCCTCCAATGCTGCCGATAACGAGGAGAAACTCAATGCCTCCAACAAACTTGG AGAAAATGGAAGTGTGGAACCAAGTAAAGGAGTCCCAGACAAAG TTTCAGACGCTCCCATGGACTTGGAGAATCCCTCTGGAACCAAGCATGTTACAAGAGCTGAGGCAGGGACAGCAGAGTACCTCATTGAGCTCGAAGAGAGGCGGTCAATTAAG GTCTTCGGATCAAGCACCTTCATCGGACTTGGTATCGTCTTCTTCTCGGGTGTGTGCTTCTCGCTCTTCTCCCCAGCATTCAACCTGGCCACCAACGACCAATGGCACACACTTAAGGACGGCGTGCCACACCTGGTGGTATACACCGCCTTCTTCTACTTCTCCATCTCGTGCTTTGTCATCGGCATCGGGTTGAACATCCTGTTCCTCTACCGCCCAATGGCCGGTGTGCCCAAGTCCTCCTTCAAGGCCTACATCAACGACTGGAAGGGCCGGCAATGGGCTCTCCTCGCCGGTTTGCTCTGCGGGTTCGGCAACGGGTTCCAGTTCATGGGCGGCCAGGCTGCCGGCTATGCAGCTGCTGATGCTGTTCAG GCGTTGCCGCTTGTCAGCACATTCTGGGGCATACTGCTGTTCGGGGAGTACCGGAAGTCATCGCGGAAGACCTACATCCTGCTCGGTTTCATGCTGTTCATGTTCATCGCTGCCGTGGCAACGCTCATGGCTTCATCAGGTCACAGGAGCACGAAGTGA